Proteins encoded together in one Shewanella acanthi window:
- a CDS encoding helix-turn-helix domain-containing protein — MFSVLIKGFREAHALSQEDLAQILLSFSGRESIDITTISRWERGISAPSIANQIYILRKLGIKFTLDAVLPSISSESIIAPLKHRYSRIPAYADKPYRNELPSFTFSISDQLENFLNDNQLINFNKNMYSTDVEANVGKINLSAIEFDSVRIYRFFREQNLVGHLAYAVANTNEVIKLFEGIYQTEFKEAFESELEGKVLVVFSSYASDLALYIYLAKLVTSLLSEQQKIDWYLGYSFINEDWQVHKRLGGKIIYRGEPLNEGGVKIGKTRVKFVICATSVPTLLANPVALLSELELEKDYAHSISPIND; from the coding sequence ATGTTTTCGGTTTTGATTAAAGGTTTTAGGGAGGCGCACGCTTTAAGCCAAGAGGATTTAGCGCAGATTTTGCTTAGTTTTAGCGGAAGAGAGTCAATCGATATCACGACTATTAGTCGTTGGGAGCGAGGTATCAGTGCTCCCTCTATCGCCAATCAAATCTACATTCTCAGAAAATTAGGGATAAAATTTACCCTCGATGCAGTTTTGCCATCGATTTCATCCGAGTCGATTATAGCGCCGTTAAAGCATCGCTATAGTCGTATCCCAGCCTATGCGGATAAACCTTATCGGAATGAGCTACCGAGCTTTACCTTTAGTATATCTGACCAACTTGAAAATTTTTTGAATGATAACCAACTGATTAATTTTAATAAAAATATGTATTCAACAGATGTTGAAGCTAATGTTGGAAAGATTAATTTATCCGCCATTGAGTTCGATTCTGTGCGTATTTATCGATTTTTCCGCGAACAAAATCTAGTGGGTCATCTCGCCTATGCTGTAGCGAATACCAACGAAGTCATTAAGTTATTTGAAGGCATCTATCAAACGGAGTTTAAGGAAGCATTTGAGTCTGAATTGGAGGGTAAGGTATTGGTTGTCTTTAGTTCCTATGCCAGCGATCTTGCCTTGTATATTTATCTAGCGAAACTTGTGACATCCTTACTCAGTGAACAGCAGAAAATCGATTGGTATCTTGGCTATTCTTTTATTAATGAGGATTGGCAGGTACATAAACGTCTCGGAGGCAAAATTATTTACCGTGGTGAGCCTCTCAACGAGGGAGGTGTCAAAATCGGTAAGACAAGGGTAAAATTTGTTATTTGCGCAACGTCTGTACCGACTTTGCTTGCAAATCCTGTGGCTTTACTGAGCGAGCTTGAATTAGAAAAAGACTATGCTCACTCAATCAGCCCAATTAATGATTAG